The proteins below are encoded in one region of Frankiales bacterium:
- a CDS encoding AAA family ATPase: MSGTGKSTVLGELAARGHRVVDLDDPGWSREVPTGDGGVEQVWELDRVARLLDGHGAHGAHAAHDDGLLVVAGCAADQARFYDRFEAVVLLSAPAEVMLERIAARRTNPFGRLPQERARILRDLAEVEPLLRATCTCEIDTRRPVAEVADLVEALATGAG; encoded by the coding sequence ATGTCCGGTACCGGCAAGTCCACGGTGCTGGGCGAGCTGGCGGCGCGGGGGCACCGCGTCGTCGACCTCGACGATCCGGGCTGGAGCCGGGAGGTCCCCACCGGGGACGGCGGCGTCGAGCAGGTGTGGGAGCTCGACCGTGTGGCGCGGCTGCTCGACGGCCACGGCGCGCACGGTGCTCACGCGGCTCACGATGACGGGCTGCTCGTGGTGGCCGGGTGCGCGGCCGACCAGGCCCGGTTCTACGACCGCTTCGAGGCGGTGGTGCTGCTCAGTGCTCCCGCGGAGGTGATGCTCGAGCGGATCGCCGCACGCCGCACCAACCCGTTCGGCCGGCTGCCGCAGGAGCGGGCCCGGATCCTGCGCGACCTCGCCGAGGTGGAGCCGCTGCTCCGCGCGACGTGTACCTGCGAGATCGACACGCGCCGGCCCGTGGCCGAGGTGGCGGACCTGGTGGAGGCGCTCGCGACCGGTGCGGGCTGA